The following coding sequences are from one Liolophura sinensis isolate JHLJ2023 chromosome 12, CUHK_Ljap_v2, whole genome shotgun sequence window:
- the LOC135479780 gene encoding diaminopimelate epimerase-like, protein MEFSKYHALGNNFIFVDNRNGENDFSKEAFIARLCDPRTGIGADGLVEIRSCENAEHSSCAFEFVYHCSDGRLGSFCGNGGRCAVKFAVQLGLASANEDVTFCTAYDGEHVGHLSSGSGLVRLQLRNIEQGMACKLDENTYQIDTGGCNFVTYVDDLESFDVQKDGDDTRLTHDVSDDEGFNKMYVQNGETPWNISVRSYECGVNGETLACGTGAAGAALVTVSQRSVFTEPTAVKVNVKVRLGTLTVTARRMGEWEFSDVYLIGPACHVFDGVVGELY, encoded by the coding sequence ATGGAGTTTTCAAAATACCACGCTTTGGggaacaattttatttttgtggataACAGAAATGGGGAGAATGACTTCTCCAAAGAAGCTTTCATCGCGAGATTATGCGACCCCAGAACTGGGATTGGTGCGGACGGGTTGGTCGAGATCCGTTCTTGTGAGAACGCTGAGCACAGTTCCTGTGCTTTTGAGTTTGTGTATCACTGTAGCGACGGGCGGTTGGGGTCGTTTTGCGGGAATGGTGGACGTTGTGCTGTGAAGTTCGCAGTTCAGCTCGGCCTGGCGTCAGCAAACGAAGACGTTACATTCTGTACGGCCTATGACGGTGAGCACGTCGGTCATCTTAGCAGTGGTTCTGGACTCGTGCGCCTTCAGTTGAGAAATATTGAGCAGGGAATGGCCTGTAAGCTTGATGAGAATACCTACCAGATCGATACGGGCGGCTGTAACTTTGTGACGTACGTGGACGACCTTGAGAGCTTTGACGTTCAGAAGGATGGTGACGACACCCGTTTAACACATGACGTCAGTGATGACGAGGGATTTAACAAAATGTACGTCCAGAACGGGGAAACCCCTTGGAATATTTCAGTGCGAAGTTACGAGTGCGGCGTCAACGGTGAGACGCTGGCGTGTGGGACTGGCGCCGCTGGCGCTGCGCTTGTTACGGTAAGTCAGCGGTCAGTGTTCACGGAACCGACGGCAGTGAAAGTTAACGTCAAAGTACGTCTTGGGACACTGACGGTGACGGCCAGACGCATGGGTGAGTGGGAATTCTCAGACGTGTATCTAATTGGTCCTGCATGTCACGTGTTCGACGGTGTGGTCGGAGAGCTGTATTGA